A stretch of the Paenibacillus dendritiformis genome encodes the following:
- a CDS encoding DUF3388 domain-containing protein → MEYKQWYMEYKIHKNRPGLLGDIASLLGMLEVNILTINGVEDKTRGMLLQTDDDEKIEIMGKMLKKVDNITVSALRQPRLVDILAVRHGRYIERDSDDRKTFRFTRDELGLLVDFLGEIFKRDGHQVIGVRGMPRVGKTESIIAGSVCSMKRWSFVSSTLLRQTVRSQMSEDEMNVNNIFIIDGIVSTIRSNERHAALLQEILGMPSTKVIEHPDIFVKETRYDYDFFDYIIELRNSPDEEITYESFTANYYDF, encoded by the coding sequence ATGGAGTACAAACAGTGGTATATGGAATATAAAATACATAAGAACCGCCCCGGATTGCTGGGTGACATTGCGTCTCTCCTAGGGATGCTGGAGGTCAACATTTTGACCATTAACGGGGTAGAAGATAAGACCAGGGGCATGCTTCTTCAGACCGATGACGACGAGAAAATCGAAATCATGGGCAAGATGTTGAAAAAAGTCGACAATATTACGGTGTCCGCGCTGCGGCAGCCTCGGCTGGTGGATATTTTGGCGGTGCGCCACGGGCGTTATATCGAGCGCGATTCGGACGATCGGAAGACGTTCCGCTTTACAAGGGACGAACTTGGCCTGCTCGTCGATTTCCTTGGCGAAATTTTCAAACGCGACGGCCATCAGGTGATTGGCGTTCGCGGCATGCCGAGAGTAGGCAAGACGGAGTCCATCATTGCCGGAAGCGTCTGCTCCATGAAGCGCTGGTCCTTCGTTTCTTCGACGCTTCTGCGCCAGACGGTGCGAAGCCAGATGTCCGAGGACGAGATGAATGTCAACAATATTTTCATTATCGACGGCATCGTGAGCACCATTCGGTCCAATGAACGCCACGCGGCCTTGCTGCAGGAAATTCTCGGGATGCCGTCGACGAAGGTCATCGAGCACCCGGATATTTTCGTGAAGGAAACCCGCTACGACTATGATTTCTTCGATTATATCATTGAATTGCGGAACAGCCCGGATGAAGAGATTACATATGAGTCTTTTACGGCGAATTATTATGATTTTTAA
- a CDS encoding DUF3243 domain-containing protein, producing the protein MSSVLKNFDTWKKFLGERVKQAKGLGMSEDTISNLAYEIGSFLEEKVDPQSQENRALKELWEVGNEQERKVLASLMVKLAERHS; encoded by the coding sequence ATGTCATCTGTATTGAAAAATTTCGACACGTGGAAAAAGTTTCTCGGCGAGCGCGTCAAGCAGGCAAAAGGACTCGGAATGAGCGAAGATACCATCTCCAATCTGGCCTATGAAATCGGTTCTTTCCTGGAGGAGAAGGTTGACCCGCAAAGTCAGGAAAACCGGGCGCTTAAGGAATTGTGGGAAGTCGGGAACGAGCAGGAGCGGAAAGTGCTGGCAAGCTTGATGGTCAAATTGGCAGAACGCCATAGTTAA